One genomic window of Desulfovibrio legallii includes the following:
- the mlaD gene encoding outer membrane lipid asymmetry maintenance protein MlaD codes for MNSARETAVGLFVLIGLLCVAYLTVKLGKMELFSSQGFELVARFDSVSGLRVGADVEMSGVPVGRVVDIHLDPDPVRNQAVVRLRLHKDLRLSDDSMASIRTSGLIGDKYVSLSRGGSDQMLAPGDAITETESAVDLGTLISKYAFGGVK; via the coding sequence ATGAATTCCGCTAGAGAAACCGCCGTGGGCCTTTTTGTTCTTATTGGCCTGCTTTGCGTGGCCTACCTCACCGTCAAGCTGGGCAAGATGGAATTGTTCAGCTCGCAAGGCTTTGAGCTGGTGGCCCGCTTTGATTCCGTTTCCGGCCTCCGGGTGGGAGCGGATGTGGAAATGTCCGGCGTGCCCGTGGGGCGGGTGGTGGACATCCATCTGGATCCGGACCCGGTGCGCAACCAGGCCGTAGTGCGCCTGCGCCTCCATAAGGATCTGCGCCTTTCGGACGACAGCATGGCCTCCATCCGCACCAGCGGCCTTATCGGCGACAAATACGTCAGCCTCTCGCGCGGAGGCTCGGACCAGATGCTCGCCCCCGGCGACGCCATTACGGAAACGGAATCCGCCGTGGACCTGGGCACCCTTATCAGTAAATACGCCTTCGGAGGAGTCAAATGA
- a CDS encoding Tgt2/MlaC family protein → MMPAARPSRLRAFRRCLLLCCLLALTLAALPAGAATPARQTLETSISRILNCIKNPDYVNPATRGPLRQQIEDEVLHVFDFGEFSSRTVGPRWRAFTPEQQRRFSDAFADLLINTYLNKIDGYNGEQVLYTGETVSPDGKRVEIQTSITMKDGKKVPVAYRMLPKRNSWFVYDVLIENLSLVKNYRTQFQDILNSASPDQLIEKIRAKTREVGQSGS, encoded by the coding sequence ATGATGCCCGCCGCCAGGCCTTCGCGCCTTCGCGCCTTCCGCCGCTGCCTGCTGCTCTGCTGCCTGCTGGCCCTGACCTTGGCCGCCTTGCCCGCCGGGGCCGCCACACCGGCCCGCCAGACGCTGGAAACCTCCATCAGCCGCATTCTCAACTGCATCAAAAATCCGGACTACGTCAATCCCGCCACTCGCGGCCCCCTGCGCCAGCAGATCGAGGACGAGGTGCTCCATGTCTTTGATTTCGGCGAATTTTCCTCCCGCACGGTAGGGCCGCGCTGGCGCGCCTTCACCCCGGAGCAGCAGCGCCGCTTCAGCGACGCCTTCGCCGATCTGCTCATCAACACCTACCTGAACAAAATCGACGGCTATAACGGCGAGCAGGTGCTCTACACCGGCGAAACCGTCTCGCCCGACGGCAAGCGCGTGGAAATCCAGACCAGCATCACCATGAAGGACGGCAAAAAGGTGCCCGTGGCCTACCGCATGCTGCCCAAGCGCAACTCCTGGTTCGTCTATGACGTGCTTATCGAGAACCTCAGCTTGGTCAAAAACTACCGCACCCAGTTTCAGGACATTCTGAACAGTGCAAGCCCCGACCAGCTTATTGAAAAAATCCGGGCCAAAACCCGGGAGGTGGGCCAGAGTGGCAGCTGA
- a CDS encoding MlaA family lipoprotein — protein MAADRVTRPWRCGVTALAALTVCCCLHAAPAAAAPEQAAPSTVYGNAPALPPGAVTVHPYGSLRVSDNLDDYDDAPISVIADPFEPWNRFWFHFNDIFFLYVAKPVYKAWEFITPHQLRSGLKNFFSNILFPVRFINNILQFRFMEAGVEFGRFIINTTSSAGFADVAKGLKTVVPVDPAGEDFGQTLGRWGLGHGFYLVWPFLGPSSARDTVGRVGDLFAEPLFYLQPWELSFGAGGGLRFNALGDVLPLYEDLNSVAVDPYIAMREAYVSFRRAQVLH, from the coding sequence GTGGCAGCTGACCGGGTCACACGCCCCTGGCGTTGCGGCGTCACTGCCTTGGCCGCGCTGACCGTATGCTGCTGCCTGCACGCCGCGCCCGCCGCCGCCGCGCCGGAGCAGGCCGCGCCTTCCACCGTTTACGGCAACGCCCCGGCCCTGCCGCCCGGCGCCGTCACCGTCCACCCCTACGGAAGCCTGCGCGTTTCCGACAACCTGGACGACTACGACGACGCGCCCATAAGCGTCATCGCCGACCCCTTTGAACCCTGGAACCGCTTCTGGTTCCACTTCAACGACATCTTCTTCCTCTATGTGGCCAAGCCCGTCTATAAGGCCTGGGAGTTCATCACCCCCCACCAGCTGCGCAGCGGGCTGAAAAACTTCTTTTCCAACATCCTCTTCCCCGTGCGCTTCATCAACAATATCCTTCAGTTCCGCTTCATGGAAGCCGGGGTGGAGTTCGGCCGCTTCATCATCAACACCACCTCCAGCGCGGGCTTCGCCGATGTGGCCAAAGGCCTCAAAACCGTGGTGCCCGTGGACCCCGCCGGCGAGGATTTCGGCCAGACCCTGGGCCGCTGGGGCCTGGGCCACGGCTTCTACCTGGTTTGGCCCTTCCTCGGCCCCAGCTCGGCGCGCGACACCGTGGGCCGCGTGGGCGACCTCTTCGCCGAGCCGCTCTTCTACCTCCAGCCCTGGGAGCTGAGCTTCGGGGCGGGCGGGGGCCTGCGCTTCAACGCCCTGGGCGATGTGCTGCCCCTCTACGAAGACCTCAACTCCGTGGCTGTGGATCCCTACATCGCCATGCGTGAAGCCTATGTGAGCTTCCGCCGGGCGCAAGTGCTGCACTAA
- a CDS encoding YebC/PmpR family DNA-binding transcriptional regulator, which produces MSGHSKWANIQHRKGRQDAKRGKIFTKAAKEIIIAAKGGGDPAGNPRLRAAIAAAKAVNLPKDKIDAAIRKGTGEDAGGDLTETFYEGYGPGGIAVMVEVATDNKNRTVAEVRHLFTKHGGSMGENGSVGWMFDHKGVISVDKAAYAEDKIMEAALEAGADDVIDDEDVWTIHTAMADFAAVRDALEAAGIVMQSAELAMVPQNLVPVDADMGQKVLRLMDALDDNDDVQNVYANADFPDDMLTD; this is translated from the coding sequence ATGTCAGGGCACAGCAAATGGGCCAACATTCAGCACCGTAAGGGACGCCAGGACGCCAAGCGCGGCAAGATCTTCACCAAGGCCGCCAAAGAAATCATCATCGCCGCCAAGGGCGGGGGCGATCCCGCGGGCAACCCCCGTTTGCGGGCGGCCATCGCCGCCGCCAAGGCCGTGAACCTGCCCAAGGACAAAATCGACGCCGCCATCCGCAAAGGCACCGGCGAGGACGCGGGCGGCGACCTGACCGAAACCTTCTATGAAGGCTACGGCCCCGGCGGCATTGCCGTTATGGTGGAAGTGGCCACGGACAACAAAAACCGCACCGTGGCCGAAGTGCGCCACCTGTTCACCAAGCACGGCGGCTCCATGGGCGAGAACGGCAGCGTGGGCTGGATGTTTGACCACAAGGGCGTCATCTCTGTGGACAAGGCCGCCTACGCTGAAGACAAAATCATGGAAGCCGCCCTGGAAGCCGGGGCCGACGACGTCATTGACGACGAGGACGTCTGGACCATCCACACCGCCATGGCCGATTTCGCCGCCGTGCGCGACGCCCTGGAGGCCGCGGGCATTGTCATGCAGTCCGCGGAGCTTGCCATGGTGCCGCAGAATCTGGTGCCCGTGGACGCGGACATGGGCCAGAAGGTGCTGCGCCTTATGGACGCCCTGGACGACAACGACGACGTGCAGAACGTTTACGCCAACGCGGATTTCCCCGACGACATGCTTACTGACTGA
- a CDS encoding RlmE family RNA methyltransferase, with protein MKEYRDHYFLKAKREHYPARSVYKLKELDAKFRLLKPGQKVLDLGAAPGSWSLGAAERVGDHGLVLACDIQATDTAFPPQVEFAQEDVFARSAAFEARLAALGPFDVVLSDMAPRTTGTRFTDQARSLELALEALAVARQRLKPGGHFVVKIFMGPDIQELLAPMRAGFATVKSFKPKSSRAESKETFFVGLHFHGQDAPPGI; from the coding sequence ATGAAGGAATATCGAGACCACTACTTTCTTAAGGCCAAGCGGGAGCACTACCCCGCCCGGTCCGTGTACAAGCTCAAGGAGCTGGACGCCAAATTCCGGCTGCTCAAGCCCGGCCAGAAGGTGCTGGACCTGGGCGCCGCGCCGGGCTCCTGGTCTTTGGGCGCGGCGGAGCGCGTGGGGGACCACGGCCTGGTGCTGGCCTGCGACATTCAGGCCACGGACACGGCCTTCCCCCCCCAGGTGGAGTTCGCGCAGGAGGACGTTTTTGCCCGTTCTGCGGCCTTTGAGGCCCGGCTTGCGGCGCTGGGCCCTTTTGACGTGGTGCTGAGCGACATGGCCCCCCGCACCACGGGCACGCGCTTCACCGACCAGGCCCGTTCCCTGGAGCTGGCCCTGGAAGCCCTGGCCGTAGCCCGCCAGCGGCTTAAGCCCGGTGGGCACTTTGTGGTCAAGATTTTTATGGGGCCGGACATTCAGGAGCTGCTCGCGCCCATGCGCGCGGGCTTTGCCACGGTCAAATCCTTCAAGCCCAAAAGCTCGCGGGCGGAAAGCAAGGAGACGTTCTTTGTGGGCCTGCATTTTCACGGGCAGGACGCGCCGCCGGGCATCTGA
- the sat gene encoding sulfate adenylyltransferase, with protein sequence MSKLVAPHGGKGLVCCLLEGKALEDEKKKAAGLKQIEISSRAKGDLIMMGIGGFSPLKGFMNKADWKSVCEKMTLSDGTFWPVPVTMDVAAADAKSLKPGEEVALVRKGEIMATMKVEEVYEMTEADKKWECELVFKGAGPDSEKFWEVAPSDHPGVKMVLAQKEFNVAGTVKVLSQGEYPEKFPGVYMTPAQLRAKMDERGWQKVAALQLRNPMHRSHEYLAKIAVEVCDGVVIHSLVGSLKPGDIPAEVRVKCIDTLVDKYFVKDFVIQAGYPLDMRYAGPREALLHATFRQNYGINNLIVGRDHAGVGDFYGMFEAQEIFRRIPQPAEEGKRLLCHPLNIDWTFYCKKCDGMASMRTCPHGKEDRVILSGTKLRKMLSEGAEVPDHFGREEVLAILREYYSSLTEKVEIKMQRAASGSTM encoded by the coding sequence ATGTCCAAACTGGTAGCTCCTCATGGCGGCAAGGGTCTGGTCTGTTGCTTGCTGGAAGGCAAGGCCCTGGAAGACGAAAAGAAAAAAGCCGCTGGCTTGAAGCAGATCGAAATTTCTTCCCGCGCCAAGGGCGACCTGATCATGATGGGCATTGGCGGCTTTTCGCCCCTCAAAGGCTTCATGAACAAGGCCGACTGGAAGAGCGTTTGTGAAAAAATGACGCTTTCCGACGGCACCTTCTGGCCCGTGCCGGTGACCATGGACGTGGCCGCCGCCGACGCCAAAAGCCTGAAGCCCGGCGAAGAAGTGGCCCTGGTCCGCAAGGGCGAAATCATGGCCACCATGAAGGTTGAGGAAGTCTATGAGATGACCGAGGCCGACAAAAAGTGGGAATGCGAGCTGGTGTTCAAGGGCGCCGGCCCGGACTCCGAAAAGTTTTGGGAAGTGGCCCCCAGCGACCACCCCGGCGTGAAGATGGTGCTGGCCCAGAAGGAATTCAACGTGGCCGGTACGGTCAAAGTGCTTTCGCAGGGCGAATATCCTGAGAAGTTCCCCGGCGTGTACATGACCCCCGCCCAGCTGCGCGCCAAGATGGACGAACGCGGCTGGCAGAAAGTGGCCGCCCTGCAGCTGCGCAACCCCATGCACCGCTCGCACGAGTATCTGGCCAAAATCGCCGTTGAAGTGTGCGACGGCGTGGTCATCCACTCCCTGGTGGGCTCCCTGAAGCCCGGCGACATCCCGGCCGAAGTGCGCGTGAAGTGCATCGACACCCTGGTGGACAAGTACTTCGTGAAAGACTTCGTCATCCAGGCCGGCTATCCCCTGGACATGCGCTACGCCGGTCCGCGTGAAGCCCTGTTGCACGCCACCTTCCGCCAGAACTACGGCATCAACAACCTCATCGTGGGCCGCGACCACGCCGGTGTGGGCGACTTCTACGGCATGTTTGAGGCGCAGGAAATCTTCCGCAGGATTCCCCAGCCCGCTGAGGAAGGCAAGCGCCTGCTCTGCCATCCGCTGAATATCGACTGGACCTTCTACTGCAAAAAGTGCGACGGCATGGCCAGCATGCGCACCTGCCCCCACGGCAAGGAAGACCGCGTGATCCTTTCCGGCACCAAGTTGCGCAAAATGCTTTCCGAAGGCGCGGAAGTGCCGGATCACTTCGGCCGTGAAGAAGTGCTCGCCATCCTGCGCGAATACTACTCCAGCCTCACCGAAAAGGTGGAAATCAAAATGCAGCGCGCCGCTTCCGGCTCGACCATGTAA
- a CDS encoding ABC transporter ATP-binding protein: MTAASPSMPSAAVPTPRTGPQARAPQNAGTPCGTEPAAAAPLLEIEDLHVHFRTDQGLLPAVQGLHLRLAAGRTTCLVGESGCGKSLTAKAVLRLLPENAQQRGRILLEGTDLAACSERELRRVRGRLVGMVFQEPMTALNPVLTVGSQVAEPLRLHLRRSRADARREAAALLAEVGIPDPRNRCNDYPHQLSGGMRQRVMIAMALACGPRLLLADEPTTALDTTIQGQILRLLAARSQERGMAVLLITHDLGIAAQMAETVGVMYAGRLVECAPTQELFAHPRHPYTQGLLRAAPALRQPGLRRLPTIPGSVPDLRQMPPGCPFHPRCPHALPRCAVQMPPEHAQGPHRVACWLAHKD, encoded by the coding sequence ATGACCGCCGCCTCGCCTTCCATGCCGTCCGCCGCCGTGCCCACGCCGCGGACAGGCCCCCAGGCGCGCGCCCCGCAGAACGCCGGGACGCCTTGCGGCACGGAGCCCGCTGCAGCCGCCCCTCTGCTGGAAATCGAGGATCTGCACGTCCACTTCCGCACGGACCAGGGCCTGCTGCCTGCCGTGCAGGGGCTCCATCTGCGCCTGGCCGCGGGCCGCACCACCTGCCTGGTGGGCGAATCCGGCTGCGGCAAAAGCCTCACCGCCAAGGCCGTGCTGCGCCTGCTGCCGGAAAACGCCCAGCAACGCGGCCGTATCCTCCTGGAAGGCACGGACCTTGCCGCCTGCTCCGAACGCGAACTGCGCCGCGTGCGTGGCCGCCTGGTGGGCATGGTCTTTCAGGAGCCCATGACCGCCCTCAACCCCGTGCTCACCGTGGGCAGCCAGGTGGCGGAGCCCTTGCGCCTGCACCTGCGCCGCTCCCGCGCGGACGCCCGTCGGGAAGCCGCGGCCCTCTTGGCTGAAGTGGGCATCCCCGATCCCCGCAACCGCTGCAACGACTACCCCCACCAGCTTTCCGGCGGCATGCGCCAACGGGTCATGATCGCCATGGCCCTGGCCTGCGGCCCCCGCCTGCTGCTGGCGGACGAACCCACCACCGCCCTGGATACCACCATTCAGGGCCAGATCCTGCGCCTGCTGGCCGCCCGCAGCCAGGAACGCGGCATGGCTGTGCTGCTCATTACCCACGACCTGGGCATCGCCGCCCAGATGGCCGAAACCGTGGGTGTTATGTACGCCGGTCGCCTGGTGGAGTGCGCCCCCACCCAAGAGCTTTTCGCCCACCCGCGCCACCCCTACACCCAAGGCCTGCTGCGCGCCGCCCCGGCCCTGCGCCAACCCGGCCTGCGCCGCCTGCCCACCATCCCCGGCAGCGTGCCGGACCTGCGCCAGATGCCCCCCGGCTGTCCCTTCCACCCCCGCTGCCCCCACGCCCTGCCCCGCTGCGCCGTCCAGATGCCCCCAGAGCACGCCCAAGGCCCGCACCGCGTGGCCTGCTGGCTCGCGCACAAGGACTGA
- a CDS encoding ABC transporter ATP-binding protein: MEAWDIEFRALSAGYGEHVVLRHINAVLPGGKVSVILGGSGCGKSTLLRQVIGLARPLEGSVLLGGRDLFALGRRDFRRARRHMGVLFQDGALLGALTLVQNVTLPLSEHLRLSKTRIREAGLRVLRLVGLEDFADYYPNQLSGGMRKRAGLARAIIAEPRVLLCDEPTSGLDPITAARMDALLLSLREQMPDMTLVVVSHDLASLRVIADHVLVLGEGRALFSGSLAALESSADPYLRQFLRREPGPGAGINLQDPPDPAVRQALDRWLAS, translated from the coding sequence ATGGAGGCATGGGACATTGAATTTCGCGCCCTGAGCGCAGGCTACGGCGAACATGTGGTGCTGCGCCATATCAACGCCGTGCTGCCGGGGGGCAAGGTTTCCGTCATTCTCGGCGGTTCCGGCTGCGGCAAATCCACCTTGCTGCGGCAGGTCATCGGCCTTGCGCGCCCCCTGGAAGGCAGCGTGCTGCTGGGCGGGCGCGACCTCTTTGCCCTTGGCCGGCGCGACTTCCGCCGGGCCCGCCGCCACATGGGCGTGCTTTTTCAAGACGGCGCGCTGCTGGGGGCCCTGACCCTGGTGCAGAACGTCACCCTGCCCTTAAGCGAGCACCTGCGCCTCTCCAAAACGCGCATCCGCGAGGCGGGCCTGCGGGTGCTGCGGCTGGTGGGGCTGGAAGATTTTGCCGATTATTATCCCAATCAGCTTTCCGGCGGCATGCGCAAACGTGCGGGCCTGGCCAGGGCCATCATCGCCGAGCCGCGCGTGCTGCTTTGCGACGAACCCACCAGCGGCCTGGACCCCATCACTGCCGCGCGCATGGACGCCCTGCTGCTCTCCCTGCGGGAGCAGATGCCCGACATGACCCTGGTGGTGGTAAGCCACGACCTCGCAAGCCTGCGCGTCATCGCCGACCATGTGCTGGTGCTGGGCGAAGGGCGAGCCCTGTTTTCCGGTTCCCTGGCCGCGCTGGAAAGCAGCGCGGATCCCTATTTGCGCCAGTTTCTGCGTCGCGAACCCGGCCCGGGCGCGGGCATCAACCTTCAGGACCCGCCGGACCCAGCAGTGCGGCAGGCCCTGGACCGCTGGCTGGCCTCCTGA
- a CDS encoding zinc metalloprotease HtpX has translation MTSQIKTVLLLGLLSGIIIVMGGLLGGRTGVIFAFGLALLMNLGSYWYSDKIVLSMYRARELAPEEAPALHRMVEELAHNAGIPKPRICVVPEAAPNAFATGRNPEHAVVAVTEGIMRLLSPEELRGVLGHEMGHIKNRDILIQTIAGVMASAIVTLANIFQFTAIFGGNREGEGGANPLAALMMALLAPLAAGLIQMAISRSREYLADDTGAALCGQPLALAGALQKLAAASGRIPMQDGNPSTEQMFIVTPLFAHGGMASLFSTHPPIEERIRRLQEMARQQQRG, from the coding sequence ATGACCAGTCAGATCAAGACCGTTCTTCTTCTGGGTCTGCTTTCGGGCATCATCATTGTCATGGGCGGCCTGCTGGGCGGGCGCACGGGCGTTATTTTCGCCTTTGGCCTGGCCCTGCTCATGAATCTGGGCAGCTATTGGTATTCGGACAAGATCGTCCTTTCCATGTACCGCGCGCGGGAGCTGGCCCCGGAAGAAGCCCCGGCCCTGCACCGCATGGTGGAGGAGCTGGCCCATAACGCCGGCATCCCCAAGCCCCGCATTTGCGTGGTGCCTGAGGCCGCCCCCAATGCCTTCGCCACAGGCCGCAACCCGGAGCACGCCGTTGTGGCCGTGACCGAGGGCATCATGCGCCTGCTCTCGCCCGAAGAGCTGCGCGGCGTGCTAGGCCATGAGATGGGCCACATCAAGAACCGGGATATCCTCATCCAGACCATTGCCGGGGTCATGGCTTCGGCCATCGTCACCCTGGCCAACATTTTTCAGTTCACGGCCATTTTTGGCGGCAACCGCGAGGGCGAGGGCGGCGCAAACCCCCTGGCGGCGCTTATGATGGCCCTGCTGGCCCCCCTGGCCGCCGGGCTCATCCAGATGGCCATTTCCCGCTCGCGCGAGTACCTGGCCGACGACACGGGCGCGGCCCTCTGCGGCCAGCCCCTGGCCCTGGCCGGAGCTTTGCAGAAACTGGCCGCGGCCAGCGGGCGCATTCCCATGCAGGACGGCAACCCCAGCACGGAGCAGATGTTCATCGTCACGCCCTTGTTCGCCCACGGGGGCATGGCCAGCCTGTTCAGCACCCATCCGCCCATTGAGGAACGCATCCGCCGCCTCCAGGAAATGGCGCGGCAACAACAGCGCGGGTAA
- a CDS encoding insulinase family protein, protein MNRHGFTLLTEKILHEAGGTARLWRHAVTGAELLSVSNTDENKCFGVSFRTPPADSTGVAHILEHSVLCGSAKYPVKEPFVELLKGSLQTFLNAFTFPDKTCYPVASCNLRDFYNLIDVYIDAVFHPRISEDIFKQEGWHVEAPTPDGPWAYKGVVYNEMKGVYSSPDSILGEQSQQALFPDTLYSLDSGGDPERIPDLTYAAFHEFHSRYYHPSNARFFFWGDDPEEERLRLLAAALQDYAARPVDSAVPLQPRLTMPRRLELPYAAAAGENRALFTVNWLLGERGDVHQALLMEMLEHVLEGLPGSPLRKALIASGLGEDTTGCGLETDLRQMYYSTGLKGVAPADVQKAEALIFDTLTDLTRTGIPAAAVEAAVNSVEFAYRENNSGRFPRGLAAMIQALSTWLYDGDPLAPLAWEAPLTAIKDRLAAGEKLFEAAIADNFLNNAHRATVVLLPDAGLGARREAAEAARVAAVQVAAGPEARAALTEETRRLQAAQTAPDSPEALASIPALGLDDLPRENAAIPRAVAQWPETALSHELPTRGIAYATLLLPLENVPDRLAALLPLFARSLTETGTARRDYTELGALMAAKTGGLGADPLLGVVRGSRKTVSCLSVSGKAVYDKLPDLFALMTEILLEPQTDVAALGERLRQMLLEARARLEHGLQAAGHAAVSARLRARYTGAGAVAERTTGLSYLESVRGLLRQLETEPQALLEDMEDLRRRIVARPGAVFDCTAEAEGLALAETHARQLLRALPPARAGGRGDLGAAPLDLPLGEAFVAPAQINYVGKAANLYDLGYAYHGSASAILRYLRMGYLWEQVRVRGGAYGAFCGLDRLGGTLVCSSYRDPNVDDTLAAFDGMADFLRAFTPDKAQLTQAIVGAIGDLDAYQLPDAKGAQSLARWLTDDTEAARALMREEILSTTPRHFKEFAEVLATAAREGAVCVLGGPKTQAAAEAHGWPVQKLVETQGTAAE, encoded by the coding sequence ATGAACAGGCACGGTTTCACACTGCTTACGGAAAAAATTCTGCACGAAGCGGGCGGCACGGCGCGCCTGTGGCGGCATGCGGTCACGGGCGCGGAGCTGCTCTCCGTCAGCAATACGGACGAGAACAAATGCTTCGGGGTCAGCTTCCGCACCCCCCCGGCGGATTCCACGGGCGTGGCCCACATCCTGGAGCATTCCGTGCTCTGCGGTTCGGCCAAATATCCGGTGAAGGAACCTTTTGTGGAGCTGCTCAAGGGCTCGCTGCAGACCTTCCTCAACGCCTTTACCTTTCCCGACAAGACCTGCTACCCCGTGGCCAGCTGCAATCTGCGCGATTTTTACAACCTTATTGACGTTTACATCGACGCCGTGTTCCACCCCCGCATCAGCGAAGACATTTTCAAGCAGGAGGGCTGGCATGTGGAGGCCCCCACGCCCGACGGCCCCTGGGCTTACAAAGGCGTGGTCTACAACGAGATGAAGGGCGTTTACTCCTCGCCCGACTCCATCCTGGGGGAGCAGAGCCAGCAGGCCCTGTTCCCGGATACGCTGTACAGCCTGGATTCCGGCGGCGACCCGGAGCGCATCCCCGATCTGACCTATGCGGCTTTTCACGAGTTCCACAGCCGCTACTACCACCCCAGCAACGCCCGCTTCTTCTTCTGGGGCGACGACCCGGAGGAGGAGCGCCTGCGCCTGCTGGCCGCGGCCCTGCAGGACTATGCGGCCCGGCCCGTGGATTCCGCCGTGCCCCTGCAGCCCCGGCTTACCATGCCCCGGCGGCTGGAGCTGCCCTATGCCGCGGCGGCGGGCGAAAACCGCGCCCTGTTTACCGTCAACTGGCTGCTGGGCGAACGCGGCGACGTGCACCAGGCCCTGCTCATGGAGATGCTGGAACATGTGCTGGAAGGGCTGCCCGGCTCGCCTTTGCGCAAAGCGCTGATCGCCTCCGGCCTGGGGGAGGATACCACCGGCTGCGGGCTGGAAACGGATCTGCGCCAGATGTACTACTCCACAGGCCTCAAGGGCGTGGCCCCGGCAGACGTGCAGAAGGCCGAGGCGCTTATTTTTGATACCCTGACGGACCTGACGCGCACGGGCATCCCCGCCGCCGCCGTGGAGGCCGCCGTCAACAGCGTGGAATTCGCCTACCGCGAAAACAATTCCGGCCGCTTTCCGCGCGGGCTGGCGGCCATGATCCAGGCGCTCTCCACCTGGCTCTATGACGGCGACCCCCTGGCCCCCCTGGCCTGGGAAGCTCCCCTCACGGCCATCAAGGACCGCCTGGCCGCGGGCGAAAAGCTGTTTGAAGCGGCCATTGCAGACAACTTCCTGAACAACGCCCACCGCGCCACGGTGGTGCTGTTGCCCGACGCCGGTCTGGGCGCGCGGCGGGAGGCGGCCGAGGCCGCCCGCGTGGCCGCCGTGCAGGTCGCCGCAGGGCCGGAGGCCAGGGCCGCCCTGACGGAGGAGACCCGCCGCCTGCAGGCGGCGCAGACCGCGCCTGACAGCCCGGAGGCCCTGGCATCCATCCCCGCGCTGGGGCTGGACGATCTGCCGCGCGAAAACGCCGCCATCCCCCGCGCTGTGGCCCAGTGGCCGGAAACGGCTCTCAGCCATGAGCTGCCCACCCGCGGCATTGCCTACGCCACCTTGCTGCTGCCGCTGGAAAATGTGCCGGACCGTCTGGCGGCCCTGCTGCCGTTGTTTGCCCGCAGCCTTACGGAGACGGGCACCGCCCGGCGGGACTATACGGAGCTGGGCGCGCTTATGGCCGCCAAAACCGGCGGCCTGGGGGCCGACCCTTTGCTGGGCGTAGTGCGCGGCAGCCGTAAGACCGTGAGCTGCCTCAGCGTGTCGGGCAAGGCCGTGTACGACAAGTTGCCGGACCTCTTTGCCCTGATGACGGAAATTCTGCTGGAGCCGCAGACCGACGTTGCGGCGTTGGGCGAGCGGCTGCGCCAGATGCTGCTGGAGGCCCGCGCGCGCCTGGAGCACGGCCTTCAGGCGGCGGGGCACGCTGCGGTGAGCGCCCGGCTGCGGGCGCGCTACACGGGCGCGGGGGCCGTGGCCGAACGCACCACGGGCCTGAGCTACCTGGAAAGCGTGCGCGGGCTGCTCCGGCAGTTGGAAACCGAACCGCAGGCCCTGCTGGAGGATATGGAAGACCTGCGCCGCCGCATCGTGGCCCGGCCCGGCGCGGTGTTCGACTGCACCGCCGAGGCCGAAGGCCTGGCCCTGGCCGAAACCCACGCCCGGCAGCTCTTGCGGGCCTTGCCGCCCGCGCGGGCCGGCGGGCGCGGCGACCTGGGCGCGGCCCCTCTGGACCTGCCCCTCGGCGAAGCCTTCGTGGCCCCGGCCCAGATCAACTATGTGGGCAAGGCCGCCAACCTTTACGACCTGGGCTATGCGTACCACGGCTCGGCCAGCGCCATTCTGCGCTATCTGCGCATGGGCTATCTGTGGGAACAGGTGCGGGTGCGGGGCGGGGCCTACGGGGCCTTCTGCGGCCTGGACCGCCTGGGCGGCACCCTGGTCTGCTCCTCCTACCGCGACCCCAATGTGGACGACACCCTGGCCGCCTTTGACGGCATGGCGGACTTTCTGCGCGCCTTCACCCCGGACAAGGCCCAGCTTACCCAGGCCATTGTGGGGGCCATCGGGGATCTGGACGCCTACCAGCTGCCCGACGCCAAAGGCGCGCAATCCCTGGCGCGCTGGCTCACGGACGATACGGAGGCCGCCCGCGCCCTCATGCGTGAGGAAATCCTCAGCACCACCCCGCGTCATTTCAAGGAGTTTGCCGAGGTGCTGGCCACGGCCGCGCGGGAAGGGGCCGTGTGCGTGCTGGGCGGGCCCAAAACCCAGGCCGCGGCAGAGGCCCACGGCTGGCCCGTGCAGAAGCTGGTGGAAACCCAGGGAACCGCAGCGGAATAA
- a CDS encoding DVU_2496 family lipoprotein yields the protein MPKRLLLLACLALTACAKTQEPTPAPAPEGPAEPCPYVYVYAPGNYIIDIASGADVVLDPGASDFELFCSPGAARAAVNAAMAAGRLPRGDWRIYRLEGDLTDLAQPLPHRRYMLKRMAQVVDWVTENI from the coding sequence ATGCCCAAACGCCTTCTTCTGCTTGCCTGTCTGGCGCTGACGGCCTGCGCCAAAACCCAGGAGCCCACCCCGGCCCCCGCGCCGGAAGGGCCCGCCGAGCCCTGCCCGTATGTCTACGTTTACGCGCCGGGCAACTACATCATTGATATTGCCAGCGGCGCGGACGTGGTGCTGGATCCTGGGGCCAGCGATTTTGAGCTCTTCTGCTCCCCTGGCGCGGCCCGTGCGGCCGTCAACGCGGCCATGGCCGCAGGGCGGCTGCCCCGGGGCGACTGGCGCATCTACCGCCTGGAAGGCGACCTTACCGATCTGGCCCAGCCCCTGCCCCACCGCCGCTACATGCTCAAACGCATGGCCCAGGTGGTGGACTGGGTAACGGAAAACATCTGA